DNA from Clarias gariepinus isolate MV-2021 ecotype Netherlands chromosome 8, CGAR_prim_01v2, whole genome shotgun sequence:
TCGAACCATAAGATATGATGGGGAGCTGCGTATTTCTGTtcatcataatatgtccttagctgcattgtaatatttttattactggaactatagacaAAATTGTAATGtctgtatgtagacgtgttggaggtctgtttattgaaaatttaacatttaattttatttctgatcgaaagaacaaaatgaactaaatgactaaaaaaaaaggattctttcattttgatgaacgagattcaaagaattgagtcactaaaatgatccaaacttcccattacTAGTTTCCACATGTGAATAATTTTTCTCACTGTAGGATGTTGagctccaaattgtttggaaattgtTTTATAACGCTTTTCAGCAACAGTTGCTTCTCTAAACCTATTgtttatgtctttccctcttggcattgtgttaaaacacacctgaatgctccagatcagcaaactgccaaaacgtctgcttttatagaggtttGCACACCTGTTGATGATCAGTTTATCAAGGCCTGACGAGCCTCAGTACTTAGCACAACtcatgctaatttttttttctcctgttttactttatttttgttaaataaataattgaacgGTGAAAAAAGTCATAATGTTGGtggtctgaggttgtatttgccgaATATTGAGACTCACTACaatcaaatgatttttattatgtatttacacaaaaaacacatacagatgattcgctgtggcgacccctgaaagggatcagccgaaagactaagaagaagacacaaaaacacatacagtaaaatcaAAAGAGAGGTTACTAACTTTTACCCATGACTGTAACCTTAGTGACATTAGTAAATTTCTGTCATCAATAaaacatgatgtgtgtgtgattcttcCACTGTAGTTAGCGGATGCGATAGGGGATGATGCCTCCAGTCAGGCGAATAAAACAGCCCATGGCAAGTCGTCAGCCCCTACAGCTCCTGCTGCCCCCTCGTGGCCCGGTGCTGCCCCAGCTGGCCCAGCTGCCCCTGCGTGGCCCGGAGCGAACCCTGCTGCCCCAGCTGGCCCAGCTGCCCCTGCGTGGCCCGGAGCGACCCCTGCTGCCCCAGCTGGCCCAGCTGCCCCTGCGTGGCCCGGAGCGACCCCAGCTGGCCCAGCTGCCCCGGCGTGGCCCGGAGCGACCCCAGCTGGCCCAGCTGCCCCTGCGTGGCCCGGATCGACCCCTGCTGCCCCTGCGTGGCCCGGTGGACCTCCTGCTGTTCCTGGTGCTCCTGCTGCTCCTTCTTGGCCTGGTGCACCCTCATCTGGCCCCGCTGCTCCTGCATGGCCTGGTGCTGCCCCAGGTGGGCCAAACGTACCCCCCTCTGGAGGTCCTGCTGCTCCTTCCCCTGCCCCAGGAGCTCCAGGCCAGTTTCCCAGCATGCCGTCTGCCCCAGGCGGATACCCCACTGGCCCTGGGATGCCAGGACAGTTTCCTGGAATGTACCCCTCTCCACCTGGTGGTCCTCATGCTCCCTACCCCAACATGCCCTACCAAGGAAATATGTATGGGCCTGGAGGCCCCGCCCAGTTTCCTCCTGCCGTAGGGTTTCCTGGAGGAGCGTTCCCACCTGTGCCCTCTGGCTCATGGGGACCGCCCACAGGCCCACAGGCAGGACCCTACGGAGGCCCTGGTGCTCCTGGAGGAATGCTGGTAAGTAATGAGCCCTGGGGTTTCTCGTTTAGACTCTTGGATTTGAGTTTCTTGGATGTAAGTGTATATGAGGTGGCTTCTTGTGGGGTTTGGTGTGACTGGGGTTTATGAGTTCTGGTGGAGGCGAGCTCCCATTTGGTTGTTTCTGGGTCTGTTCAGGctctggtggtgatggtggtggtggatctttttcatgttgtttactGCGAGGGGTTTGGGCTAATTTGGGGtggtttttggtgtgtgtgtgtgtatggtgggGGGTGGTTGGCACACAAATGGTCTCTAGTGGTCTCTAGCAGGTTGTGATGGTTTCAGATGTACTCCAGTAGTTTGTGCTCCTGTCTAGGGGTCTTTGTTGTGGAGTGGTGTTTTTGAGTGGTGATGTAGGGTCTGGATGGACCTCTTTTATAATGGATTTTAAAGGTTTGGGTCTTGACTCTGGTGGTTCCCCCGGGGGTCTCTGGTGGTTTGGTTGGGGTCATGACGTTTGGAGTTCTGCTGGAGATTTAAAGTaaactttcttgttttttgtctttcagcCACAGCCCAGACCTTCATATTTCTGATCATCACAATGAACAGCACAGAGTATCTGCAGTGCACAcacaacacgcacacacacacacacacacacacacacacacacacacacacacacacacacacacacacgcagacacacacatatatatacagatttCTCTGTAATGATGCAGGGTTAATGAAGCAAGGTGTGTGTACATGAAGTATCAGCTTTATGTGAGCTACATGTAAATTGTCTTTATTAAAAGCACATATatctttctacacacacacacacgcacacacacacacactatgcgcCCTGTCCTCAGGACTGCTTGAATAAGTTTTGGTAAAtctctttattttgtgtgttaCTGGTATTACACTTTATtgcatcattttaataaaataaaaattgccgCCCCCAAAgtcccccacccccaccccggGGGTCTCGTCCCGATCCTGTGTGTAACCCTCCCTTGTCCACTTCCTCTTGGTTGAGTGCCCTTGGCCACCATCTTGAGGGCTGAAGCAGTTTCAGTGCAGTGTGTATGTAATGTATGAAAACCTGAATAAAGTCTTATTGTAATAATTAaaccatctgtgtgtgtgtgtgtgtgtgtgtgtgtgtgtgtgtgtgtgtgtgtgcgtgcgcgcgcgcgtgtgtaaAGATCACTTGTGTATTGTGTGCTACAATAACATAACATCAATAACATCACATGACTCCTTTACACAGGTATGTATTATGCTTTTAATTCCTCAATATGCTACTCATTACTGTTCAGTTACAGTCTgggtttttctgtgtgtgtgtgtgtgtgtgtgtgtgtgtgagagagagagacagagcgggAGAAAGAGATCTGGAGTGGAAGCACTACATCACTGGGTGGAGTTTGGAATGAGGCATGGCTTGGTGTCATGTTGTCATGGAGACGGGATTTTGTTGTCACATCAgtgctttatttacagtaacagCAGTGAAACTCCTCTACAGCCCTGCCTGCTTATTCCTTTCTG
Protein-coding regions in this window:
- the lgals3a gene encoding galectin-3, translated to MSEFSLADAIGDDASSQANKTAHGKSSAPTAPAAPSWPGAAPAGPAAPAWPGANPAAPAGPAAPAWPGATPAAPAGPAAPAWPGATPAGPAAPAWPGATPAGPAAPAWPGSTPAAPAWPGGPPAVPGAPAAPSWPGAPSSGPAAPAWPGAAPGGPNVPPSGGPAAPSPAPGAPGQFPSMPSAPGGYPTGPGMPGQFPGMYPSPPGGPHAPYPNMPYQGNMYGPGGPAQFPPAVGFPGGAFPPVPSGSWGPPTGPQAGPYGGPGAPGGMLPVPYDLPLHAGIMPRLLLTIVGAPVPGGDRFQVDLMKGADVVFHFNPRFSEQTIVRNSNMSGYWGPEEREGGFPFIQGQQFELKILVEEDVYKVAVDGVHILEYEHRAGGMEQVTLLRVCGDVNLYSVAPSII